A part of Mucilaginibacter defluvii genomic DNA contains:
- a CDS encoding DEAD/DEAH box helicase, which translates to MTFEDFNFNSDLLEGVLSMGYTKPTPIQEMAIPVIMEGNDLIACAQTGTGKTASFLLPVLNFITEEHKHYTTALILAPTRELAQQIDQQVEGLAYFTGISSLAVFGGGDGIVYEQQRRGIQNNVNIIIATPGRLIAHLTSGILKLNHIRHLILDEADRMLDMGFQDDITRIISYLPKKKQTLLFSATMPPRIRSLAKTVLHNPQQINLAVSQPAVGVDQQVYYISDQQKNGLVKMLLRDGNYNSIIIFSSTKDKVKEVYKELKRSNLKISAFHSDLEQAEREQILLEFKNKSLPIIIGTDALSRGIDVEGIDLVINYDVPPDPEDYIHRIGRTARAATTGTAITLVNQRDLRRFKSIESLIEKTIEQKPIPAELGEAPVLTEEKKPHFKRKNKRFGNKKKPTNNQ; encoded by the coding sequence GTGACATTCGAGGATTTTAATTTTAACAGTGATTTATTAGAGGGCGTTTTGAGCATGGGGTATACCAAGCCAACCCCCATACAGGAAATGGCCATTCCGGTTATTATGGAAGGTAATGACCTGATAGCCTGTGCCCAAACAGGTACCGGCAAAACCGCATCGTTTTTACTACCCGTATTAAATTTTATTACCGAAGAGCATAAACATTACACCACAGCGCTTATACTCGCCCCAACACGCGAACTTGCGCAACAAATAGATCAGCAGGTTGAAGGACTGGCTTATTTCACGGGCATCAGTTCGCTGGCAGTTTTTGGCGGGGGCGACGGTATTGTGTATGAGCAACAGCGCCGTGGCATACAAAACAACGTAAACATCATTATAGCCACACCCGGCAGGCTGATAGCTCACCTTACATCGGGCATATTAAAGCTTAACCACATACGCCACCTGATACTTGATGAGGCCGACCGTATGCTCGACATGGGTTTTCAGGACGATATTACGCGCATCATCAGCTATCTGCCTAAAAAAAAGCAAACGCTGTTGTTTTCGGCCACCATGCCGCCGCGGATACGCTCTTTGGCCAAAACGGTGCTACATAATCCGCAGCAAATAAACCTTGCCGTATCGCAGCCTGCCGTAGGGGTTGATCAGCAGGTATACTACATTTCCGATCAGCAAAAAAATGGCCTTGTAAAAATGTTGCTTCGCGATGGCAACTATAACAGCATCATCATATTCTCATCAACCAAGGATAAGGTGAAAGAGGTTTATAAAGAACTAAAAAGAAGCAATTTGAAGATCAGCGCCTTTCACTCCGATTTGGAGCAGGCCGAGCGGGAGCAGATATTATTGGAATTCAAAAACAAGAGCTTACCGATTATCATTGGTACCGATGCCCTTTCGCGCGGTATTGATGTGGAGGGGATAGACCTCGTAATTAACTATGATGTACCGCCTGATCCGGAAGATTATATACACCGCATAGGCCGTACAGCACGCGCCGCTACCACAGGTACGGCCATAACCCTGGTAAATCAGCGTGACCTACGCCGCTTTAAAAGCATTGAATCGCTCATAGAAAAAACAATAGAGCAAAAGCCGATACCTGCCGAGCTGGGTGAAGCGCCCGTATTAACGGAAGAAAAGAAGCCCCATTTTAAGCGTAAAAACAAACGCTTTGGTAATAAAAAGAAACCAACAAACAACCAATGA
- the modA gene encoding molybdate ABC transporter substrate-binding protein — translation MLVALSLIAMAQDVKIAAAANLQSVIKPLAAEFKKQTGITVTAIHGASGKLTAQSMNGAPYDIFLSADVAFTQTLYNKGYSINKPMVYALGSLILCSQRPFDTKRWKKWLTDKSTQKIAIANPSTAPYGKAAIQVLKADALLTTLKPRLVYGESIAQVNTYITTGVVSVGFTTEALIRDPQLKTKLYWLKMDNNNYSPIKQAMVLLKAGKNKAGAQKFYEFLLSPAAKRIFKQYGYQVK, via the coding sequence ATGCTTGTCGCGTTGTCATTAATTGCAATGGCGCAGGATGTTAAGATAGCTGCCGCGGCAAATCTGCAAAGCGTTATAAAACCGCTTGCTGCCGAGTTTAAGAAGCAAACAGGCATCACTGTAACAGCCATACACGGTGCATCGGGTAAACTGACGGCCCAGTCGATGAACGGCGCGCCCTATGACATTTTTCTATCTGCCGATGTGGCCTTTACGCAAACATTATATAATAAGGGTTATTCCATTAACAAACCTATGGTCTATGCCTTGGGTAGCCTTATTTTATGCAGTCAACGGCCCTTTGATACAAAGAGATGGAAAAAATGGCTGACAGATAAATCCACGCAAAAAATCGCAATAGCAAACCCGTCAACTGCTCCTTATGGCAAAGCGGCTATACAGGTATTAAAAGCGGATGCTTTGCTGACAACCTTAAAACCCAGGCTGGTATATGGCGAAAGCATTGCGCAAGTAAATACCTACATTACAACCGGCGTGGTATCAGTAGGTTTTACAACCGAAGCTTTGATTAGAGACCCGCAATTGAAAACCAAACTATACTGGCTTAAAATGGATAACAACAACTATTCACCCATAAAGCAGGCCATGGTACTACTAAAAGCCGGAAAGAATAAAGCAGGTGCCCAAAAATTTTACGAGTTTTTGTTAAGCCCGGCGGCTAAGCGCATTTTTAAACAATACGGTTACCAGGTAAAATAA
- a CDS encoding LutC/YkgG family protein: MKDITTSKEKLLKKIRKALLEKRENPYPNFEDQPLYPPADDMLEVMFAEQFTAVAGQFVFCEDEVQFIENLLNLAEERKWHKIYCWEPALQQILQQYEYPYFETDKGFDQAQVGFTLCEALVARNGSVLLSNAGAAGRRLSIYPPVHIVLAYTSQMVLDLKDGFKLLKQKYGNNLPSMITNVTGPSRTADIEKTLVLGAHGPKELFVFLLDG; encoded by the coding sequence ATGAAAGACATTACTACCTCTAAAGAAAAACTGTTAAAAAAGATACGCAAAGCATTGCTTGAAAAGCGGGAGAACCCATACCCGAACTTTGAAGACCAGCCGCTTTACCCGCCTGCCGACGATATGCTGGAAGTGATGTTCGCTGAGCAGTTTACGGCTGTAGCGGGTCAGTTTGTTTTTTGTGAGGATGAAGTACAGTTTATAGAAAACCTGCTTAATCTTGCCGAAGAGCGTAAATGGCACAAAATATATTGCTGGGAGCCGGCGTTGCAGCAAATACTGCAACAGTATGAATATCCGTATTTTGAAACCGATAAGGGTTTTGACCAGGCCCAGGTAGGCTTTACCTTGTGCGAGGCGCTTGTAGCGCGTAATGGCAGCGTTCTGCTCTCTAACGCCGGCGCTGCCGGGCGCAGGCTAAGTATCTATCCGCCGGTGCATATCGTATTAGCCTATACCTCACAAATGGTTTTGGATTTAAAGGACGGCTTTAAACTGTTAAAGCAAAAATACGGCAATAACCTGCCCAGCATGATAACTAATGTAACCGGCCCAAGCCGTACAGCCGATATCGAGAAGACGTTAGTTTTAGGGGCACATGGCCCTAAAGAATTATTTGTTTTTTTGCTGGATGGATGA
- a CDS encoding DUF1080 domain-containing protein: MKKLLPGIAALLLCNSVLAQTPAAKDKNGWTPLFDGKTTTGWHTYNKGEVGNAWTVVDGALTLNPGADGRGDLVTDKEYENYELTLQWKIAEGGNSGIIFDVNEDPKYSYSFLTGIEMQVLDDVKAEDNKKENHLAGSLYDIIAPSKKAKPAGEWNTIKIRQKDGQLTFWMNGSKTVNVKLWGPEWKALVENSKFKSYPAFATYHKGHIALQDHGNTVYYRDIKIKEL, encoded by the coding sequence ATGAAGAAATTATTACCGGGCATTGCTGCTCTATTACTTTGCAACTCAGTACTTGCCCAAACGCCGGCCGCTAAGGATAAGAACGGCTGGACACCCCTGTTTGACGGAAAAACCACCACCGGATGGCACACGTACAATAAAGGCGAAGTAGGCAACGCCTGGACAGTTGTTGACGGCGCTTTAACACTTAACCCTGGTGCCGATGGCCGCGGAGATCTGGTAACTGATAAAGAATACGAAAACTATGAGCTTACCCTGCAATGGAAGATTGCCGAAGGTGGTAACAGCGGTATCATATTCGATGTAAACGAGGATCCTAAATACAGCTACTCATTTTTAACCGGTATTGAAATGCAGGTACTTGATGATGTTAAGGCTGAAGATAACAAAAAAGAAAACCACCTCGCCGGATCGTTATATGACATTATCGCTCCATCAAAAAAAGCAAAACCTGCCGGTGAGTGGAATACCATTAAAATACGCCAAAAGGATGGTCAGCTTACCTTTTGGATGAACGGCAGCAAAACAGTTAATGTTAAACTTTGGGGGCCGGAGTGGAAAGCGTTGGTTGAAAACAGCAAATTCAAATCGTACCCGGCGTTTGCTACCTATCATAAAGGCCACATAGCTTTGCAGGATCACGGTAATACAGTTTACTATCGCGATATTAAGATCAAAGAACTATAA
- a CDS encoding ATP-binding cassette domain-containing protein: protein MIEIDIKKKLNIDNGGQLLKFTGKLPLHTVTKITGPSGAGKTTLLKIIAGFISPELGRISVNGSIWLDTEEKINLSPQKRLAGFVFQDYALFPHMTVLQHLQYATKGAQWINRLLHMAELTAFANHKPMHLSGGQQQRLAVIRALATKPKLVLMDEPFSALDIKTKLRFLPALNGLFAEMQTTAIIVSHYPHELDVFAGNGISMGE, encoded by the coding sequence ATGATTGAGATAGACATCAAAAAAAAACTGAACATCGACAACGGCGGACAATTATTAAAATTTACCGGAAAACTGCCGTTACACACGGTTACTAAAATTACAGGGCCATCCGGTGCAGGCAAAACTACGCTGTTAAAGATAATAGCCGGGTTCATATCACCGGAACTCGGGCGTATTTCCGTCAATGGTTCTATTTGGTTGGATACGGAAGAAAAAATTAATCTATCACCTCAAAAGCGCCTTGCCGGGTTTGTATTCCAGGATTATGCGTTGTTTCCGCACATGACTGTACTTCAGCATTTACAATATGCTACAAAGGGCGCACAATGGATAAACCGGCTGCTGCACATGGCTGAACTAACAGCATTTGCTAATCACAAACCCATGCATCTGTCAGGCGGGCAACAGCAACGCCTTGCGGTTATTCGTGCACTTGCTACAAAGCCAAAGCTGGTTTTGATGGACGAACCATTTTCGGCATTGGATATCAAAACCAAATTGAGGTTTTTGCCGGCATTAAACGGATTGTTTGCCGAAATGCAAACTACCGCAATAATCGTTAGCCATTATCCGCATGAACTGGATGTTTTTGCAGGTAACGGAATCAGTATGGGAGAATGA
- a CDS encoding GMC family oxidoreductase — protein MSEFQIKKSTVVYDAVIVGSGAGGGMAGYVLAHAGLKILMLEAGPFYDPAKNSDQLRFSWESPRRGAGTTRPFGDFDAAFGGWELEGEPYTTKNGTDFQWFRSRMLGGRTNHWGRISLRMGPKDFKPTDGLTEEWPFTYNEIKPYYDKVDRLIGVFGTVENIESEPDGIFLPPPKPRLNELFIKKAAIKAGVTTIPSRGSVLTEALPGNKDRNACFFCGQCGRSCKIYADFSSSSCLVIPALKTGNLQVISNAMVREVLTDKNGQATGVSYVNKDDMLEYQVKAKIVILGASACESARLLLNSKSAAHPNGLANESNVVGKYLHDSTGSSASGFLPQLLDRKRYNEDGVGSIHIYSPWWLDNKKLGFPRGYHIEYGGGMGMPSYGFGSGMHLKNGLVPGKDGKMKEAGGYGASLKNDYRRFYGTEVYMAGRGTAIARADNYCEIDPEVVDKYGIPVLRFHYKWAVDEYKQAKHMQETFKEIMHNMGALGAEFKGVDTGYGLEAPGKIIHEVGTIRMGNDPKKSALNKWCQAHDCKNLFVVDAAPFVQQGDKNATWTILALSMRTAEYILSQRKKLNV, from the coding sequence ATGAGTGAATTTCAGATAAAAAAATCGACCGTTGTTTATGACGCTGTGATTGTGGGTTCGGGGGCAGGAGGCGGCATGGCCGGTTATGTATTGGCTCATGCCGGTTTAAAAATATTGATGCTGGAAGCCGGGCCGTTTTACGATCCGGCTAAAAACTCTGATCAGCTGCGTTTCAGCTGGGAATCTCCGCGCCGTGGTGCAGGCACTACCCGCCCTTTTGGTGATTTTGATGCTGCATTTGGCGGTTGGGAACTGGAAGGCGAACCCTATACCACCAAAAACGGAACTGATTTTCAATGGTTTCGCTCACGCATGCTGGGCGGGCGTACCAATCACTGGGGGCGTATATCATTACGTATGGGGCCTAAGGATTTTAAACCTACCGACGGACTTACCGAAGAATGGCCCTTTACCTATAACGAGATTAAGCCTTACTATGATAAAGTTGACCGCCTGATAGGCGTATTCGGCACGGTTGAAAACATTGAGAGTGAACCTGATGGCATATTTCTGCCACCACCCAAGCCAAGGCTGAATGAACTTTTTATAAAAAAAGCAGCAATCAAAGCCGGTGTTACTACTATCCCAAGCCGAGGCTCAGTACTCACCGAAGCATTGCCGGGCAATAAGGACAGGAACGCTTGTTTTTTTTGCGGGCAATGCGGCCGCAGTTGTAAAATTTACGCTGATTTCTCATCATCATCTTGCCTGGTGATACCGGCTTTAAAAACCGGTAACCTGCAGGTTATATCAAACGCAATGGTACGCGAGGTGCTGACGGATAAGAACGGACAGGCCACCGGTGTATCATACGTAAATAAGGATGATATGCTGGAGTACCAAGTAAAGGCGAAGATTGTAATACTGGGTGCCAGCGCCTGCGAGTCGGCAAGGTTGTTGCTAAATTCCAAATCTGCCGCACACCCTAACGGACTGGCTAACGAAAGCAATGTAGTAGGCAAATACCTGCATGATTCAACCGGCTCAAGCGCGTCGGGTTTTTTGCCGCAACTGCTGGACCGTAAGCGCTACAACGAGGATGGTGTGGGCAGTATTCACATTTACTCGCCCTGGTGGCTTGATAATAAGAAACTCGGCTTTCCGCGTGGGTACCATATTGAGTACGGCGGTGGAATGGGTATGCCGTCTTACGGTTTCGGCTCGGGTATGCACTTAAAAAATGGGCTTGTGCCGGGTAAAGACGGTAAAATGAAAGAAGCCGGAGGTTATGGGGCATCATTGAAAAACGATTATCGCAGGTTTTACGGTACCGAGGTGTATATGGCCGGCCGTGGTACCGCCATTGCACGCGCTGATAACTATTGCGAGATTGACCCCGAAGTGGTGGACAAATATGGCATCCCGGTACTGCGTTTCCATTACAAGTGGGCAGTTGATGAGTATAAACAGGCCAAACACATGCAGGAAACCTTTAAGGAGATTATGCACAACATGGGCGCTTTAGGTGCAGAGTTTAAAGGTGTTGATACGGGCTATGGCCTTGAAGCGCCGGGTAAGATTATCCATGAGGTTGGTACGATCCGTATGGGCAACGATCCTAAAAAATCGGCGTTGAATAAATGGTGCCAGGCGCACGATTGCAAGAATCTTTTTGTGGTGGATGCCGCGCCTTTTGTGCAGCAGGGCGACAAAAACGCTACCTGGACCATACTTGCCTTGAGTATGCGTACAGCCGAATATATTTTATCGCAACGTAAAAAATTAAACGTTTAA
- a CDS encoding ammonium transporter gives MKKILPFLLLVVVVVLALLYPSVDVTTIADSKIDSGDTAWLLVSTALVLIMTPGLAFFYGGMVSKKNVLSTMMQSFVCMGIITILWVVFGFSLAFGKDMFGGFLGDPSTFFMMKGMLGNDTWPLAPTIPLVLFAMFQLKFAVITPALITGAFAERIRFNSYVIFLCLFMVFIYAPLAHATWHPEGYFFKLGVLDFAGGTVVHMSAGWAALASAIYLKQRTDKAHAPARISYVLLGTGLLWFGWFGFNAGSALGANALAATALGTTTTASAAAAIAWIFFDMLRGKKPSVVGACIGAVVGLVAVTPAAGFVTIPHSLIIGIVAAVVSNLVVIWRSKTSIDDTLDVFPCHGVGGMVGMLLTGVFAHTNVNSANTTGNGLFYGDTKLFVTHLIALVGVSAFAFVGSFILLKVTDLISKLRVTPEEEAIGLDVSQHDEEL, from the coding sequence ATGAAAAAAATCTTACCTTTTTTACTGCTGGTGGTAGTTGTGGTGCTCGCACTGCTCTATCCATCTGTTGATGTAACCACTATTGCCGACAGCAAGATTGACAGCGGCGATACCGCATGGCTGTTAGTGAGTACCGCGTTAGTGCTCATCATGACCCCGGGCCTGGCCTTTTTTTACGGCGGTATGGTGAGCAAAAAGAACGTTCTTTCTACCATGATGCAAAGCTTTGTATGTATGGGCATCATTACTATCCTTTGGGTGGTATTTGGTTTCAGCCTTGCTTTCGGTAAAGACATGTTCGGCGGCTTCCTGGGCGACCCTTCAACCTTCTTTATGATGAAGGGAATGCTGGGTAATGACACCTGGCCATTGGCACCAACCATTCCATTGGTATTGTTCGCCATGTTCCAATTGAAATTTGCGGTAATTACCCCGGCGCTTATCACCGGTGCATTTGCCGAGCGTATCCGCTTTAATTCTTATGTAATCTTTCTTTGCCTGTTTATGGTATTCATCTACGCCCCGTTGGCACACGCCACCTGGCACCCGGAGGGTTACTTCTTTAAACTGGGTGTGTTAGATTTTGCCGGTGGTACTGTAGTACACATGTCGGCAGGTTGGGCGGCTTTAGCGTCAGCAATCTACCTTAAACAACGTACGGATAAAGCACATGCGCCTGCCCGTATCAGCTACGTGCTGTTGGGTACCGGTTTGCTATGGTTTGGTTGGTTTGGTTTTAACGCTGGTTCTGCTTTAGGTGCTAACGCACTTGCCGCTACAGCCTTAGGTACTACAACCACAGCATCAGCCGCAGCTGCTATTGCCTGGATATTTTTTGATATGCTGCGCGGTAAAAAGCCATCTGTTGTTGGCGCCTGTATTGGTGCGGTGGTTGGTTTGGTGGCCGTTACGCCTGCAGCCGGTTTTGTTACCATTCCACATTCATTAATTATCGGTATTGTTGCTGCGGTAGTAAGTAACCTGGTAGTGATCTGGCGCAGCAAAACCAGCATTGATGATACGCTGGACGTGTTCCCTTGCCACGGTGTTGGTGGTATGGTAGGTATGCTATTAACCGGTGTATTTGCCCATACTAATGTAAACAGCGCTAACACTACCGGTAATGGCCTGTTTTATGGTGATACCAAACTGTTTGTTACCCACCTTATCGCTTTAGTCGGCGTATCAGCATTCGCATTTGTTGGTTCATTCATCCTGTTGAAAGTTACTGACCTGATCTCAAAACTACGTGTTACCCCTGAAGAGGAAGCTATCGGCCTTGACGTTAGCCAGCACGACGAAGAGTTATAA
- a CDS encoding gluconate 2-dehydrogenase subunit 3 family protein, whose translation MNRRDSLKALGLGTLSTTLLLDACKPKPEKKAAETPAAAQPQAQPQATDTNPGRQAWEIERDKQLMAQRFFTAQEMAAITILSDIIIPKDDVSGSASDAKVPDFIEFIAKDQPEHQVPLRGGLRWLDVQCLNRYNAIFADCKPEQRIELVDQIAYPNKAKPAMRQGVAFFNRMRDLVATGFFTSQMGMKDIGYAGNAPNPQWAGVPADVLKQYGFSSNS comes from the coding sequence ATGAACAGGCGCGACTCCTTAAAAGCCCTTGGTTTGGGCACACTGTCAACAACTTTACTGCTTGACGCATGCAAACCTAAACCCGAAAAAAAGGCCGCTGAAACCCCGGCGGCAGCACAACCTCAGGCTCAGCCGCAAGCTACGGATACAAACCCCGGCAGGCAGGCCTGGGAGATTGAGCGTGATAAACAATTAATGGCGCAGCGCTTTTTTACCGCTCAGGAGATGGCTGCCATTACTATTCTGTCAGATATTATTATTCCGAAGGATGATGTTTCAGGCAGCGCCTCTGATGCTAAGGTGCCTGATTTTATAGAGTTTATCGCTAAGGATCAGCCCGAACATCAGGTACCGCTTCGCGGCGGCCTGCGCTGGTTAGATGTACAGTGCCTAAACCGTTACAACGCTATATTCGCTGATTGTAAGCCGGAACAGCGCATTGAACTGGTTGATCAGATCGCTTATCCAAACAAGGCAAAACCTGCCATGCGCCAGGGTGTTGCCTTTTTTAACCGCATGCGCGATCTGGTAGCTACCGGTTTCTTCACTTCACAAATGGGGATGAAAGATATTGGTTATGCAGGCAACGCGCCTAACCCGCAATGGGCAGGCGTGCCCGCCGATGTGTTAAAGCAATACGGCTTTTCGAGCAATTCTTAA
- the modB gene encoding molybdate ABC transporter permease subunit, which produces MDAAPIWLSLKLATITTILLLVICLPLAWWLSKKRTIFRMLVEVLITMPLVLPPSVLGFYLLLAFSPQQGLGEWLHEAFDVQLVFSFPGLVLASVIYSLPFMAGPVKSALQQLPPSLAQASYTLGKSQWQTFKHILLPNIKPALLTAAVLTFAHTLGEFGVVLMIGGNIPGVTRVASVAVYDAVEQMDFLLAANYALLLFGITFLLLTGVFIYNRTQIKTPLE; this is translated from the coding sequence ATGGATGCTGCGCCTATATGGTTATCACTTAAATTAGCAACAATAACAACTATATTGTTGCTGGTCATCTGCCTGCCGCTGGCATGGTGGTTGTCAAAAAAGCGCACTATATTCCGGATGCTGGTTGAGGTGCTGATCACGATGCCACTGGTATTGCCGCCATCGGTGTTGGGTTTCTATCTGCTGCTGGCTTTTAGTCCGCAACAGGGTTTAGGCGAATGGCTGCACGAAGCCTTTGATGTGCAATTGGTTTTTTCTTTCCCTGGTTTGGTATTAGCTTCAGTAATCTACAGCCTGCCGTTTATGGCCGGGCCTGTAAAGTCAGCATTGCAGCAATTGCCTCCCTCGTTAGCTCAGGCATCGTATACGTTAGGTAAATCGCAGTGGCAAACGTTTAAACATATTTTGTTGCCCAATATTAAACCGGCCTTGCTAACGGCCGCGGTATTAACCTTTGCACATACACTCGGTGAATTTGGCGTAGTGCTGATGATTGGCGGCAATATACCCGGTGTTACACGCGTAGCATCCGTAGCGGTATATGATGCCGTTGAGCAAATGGATTTTCTACTTGCCGCCAATTACGCGTTGTTACTGTTCGGCATTACATTTTTATTGCTGACCGGCGTGTTTATCTATAATCGTACACAAATCAAAACTCCGTTGGAATGA
- a CDS encoding glycoside hydrolase family 43 protein — translation MKLRTILLMGVLAASTQLASAQEKKETSGNPIFEGWYADPEAAIFGKTFWVYPTYSAPYNQQVKFDAFSSTDLVHWTKHPSIVDTSALKWVKRALWAPAITKKGNKYYLFFGANDIQNNNEYGGIGVAVSDNPAGPFKDLLGKPLIDKIINKAQPIDQFVFNDNGKYYIIYGGWGQCNIAQLNKDFTGLVPFENGETYKLITPEGYVEGPVMFKRKGKYYFMWSEGGWTGPDYRVAYAIGDSPVGPFKRINTILKQDPTIATGAGHHAMVNIPGTDEWYIIYHRRPLTETDGNHRATCIDRIYFDENGEIKPVKITNEGVPARMIK, via the coding sequence ATGAAATTAAGAACTATACTTTTAATGGGTGTGCTTGCTGCATCAACGCAACTGGCATCAGCCCAGGAGAAAAAGGAAACATCAGGCAACCCTATATTTGAGGGATGGTACGCAGATCCGGAGGCGGCTATATTTGGTAAAACGTTTTGGGTATACCCTACTTACTCGGCGCCGTACAATCAACAGGTAAAATTTGACGCTTTTTCGTCAACGGATTTGGTGCATTGGACCAAGCATCCAAGCATTGTTGATACTTCCGCTTTAAAGTGGGTTAAGCGCGCGCTATGGGCGCCTGCCATCACCAAAAAAGGTAATAAATACTATTTGTTTTTTGGGGCGAATGACATCCAGAACAATAACGAATATGGTGGCATAGGCGTAGCTGTGAGTGACAATCCAGCCGGGCCGTTTAAAGATCTTTTAGGCAAGCCGCTGATTGATAAGATTATCAACAAAGCTCAGCCTATCGATCAATTCGTATTTAACGACAATGGGAAGTACTACATTATTTACGGCGGCTGGGGGCAATGTAACATTGCCCAGTTAAATAAGGACTTTACAGGTTTAGTTCCGTTTGAAAACGGTGAAACTTATAAATTAATAACACCTGAAGGTTATGTGGAAGGACCGGTAATGTTTAAACGCAAGGGTAAATATTACTTTATGTGGAGTGAAGGCGGCTGGACAGGCCCTGATTACCGCGTAGCTTACGCCATCGGTGATTCTCCGGTAGGGCCGTTCAAACGCATAAATACTATCCTGAAACAAGATCCAACCATAGCTACCGGCGCAGGCCATCACGCTATGGTAAACATACCTGGTACCGATGAGTGGTATATTATTTATCACCGCCGCCCGCTTACCGAAACCGATGGCAATCACCGTGCAACCTGTATCGACCGTATTTATTTTGACGAGAATGGAGAAATAAAACCGGTTAAAATAACAAACGAAGGTGTACCGGCACGAATGATAAAATAA